Proteins co-encoded in one Cydia splendana chromosome 11, ilCydSple1.2, whole genome shotgun sequence genomic window:
- the LOC134794891 gene encoding xylosyl- and glucuronyltransferase LARGE2s-like isoform X2 — MTMRPKNVLSFIFLRPWLGVPFGIWIAVSVVYYWWLISRISILETQNKVLQVDSRKGLQVPYIPDAPGTLCETIHVALVCMSKCPRIVSPMLKSLLHHRQNPVHFHLIVDVVSEHTTSHMFETWDLPDVQYTTYNAQSILNRVAWIPTTHYSGVYALVKLLFPDILPATLRRVIVLDSDLTFLCDIMELWNMFRNMTDQQYIGLVENESNWYKNTEIRWPALGRGYNTGVMLLDLHKIRTITDWTTLWHDAINDNIDRLKTTALADQDVINAMIKKIPKIVYNISCHYNVQMSTETLAKSCYGEDVNNIKIIHWNSPKKYNVNIPDVEYFRSIHLSYVNFDGNQLREKLHRCDRAEAVTVKSAAPSRCTKFRAAQNIKLRTHLYYMDYSYTNVDNFDVTLVLQLSMDRLQFLERLVKHWEGPLSAAIYLSDCEVGVLESFIKDFSDTLSIRKNIGYHLVFKHESTHYPVNYLRNVALENVNTPYVFLMDVDFVPMAGLYDHLRSVIKLVNPYPQKICLVVAAFETRRYRLSPPRNKTALLARLAARRGADVAPFRALEWPPGHRATNYSRWATATQPYQVEWENHYEPYIVVHRSVPKYDTRFSGFGWNKVSHSVELRALGYKVVVLPGAFVCTRRTPPRPPSPPSGPTRSTDIAWRS, encoded by the exons ATTCCAGACGCACCAGGCACACTCTGCGAAACCATTCACGTGGCGCTGGTCTGCATGAGCAAATGCCCAAGGATTGTGTCACCAATGCTCAAATCATTGCTGCACCACCGGCAGAACCCTGTGCACTTCCATCTCATAGTGGATGTGGTGTCTGAGCACACAACTAGTCATATGTTTGAGACCTGGGACCTGCCTGATG TACAATACACCACCTACAACGCTCAGAGCATCCTAAACCGTGTAGCATGGATCCCAACCACCCACTACTCCGGCGTGTATGCGCTGGTCAAACTGTTGTTCCCGGACATACTGCCGGCGACTCTGCGGAGGGTGATTGTGTTGGATTCCGATCTGACCTTTTTGTGTGATATTATGGAATTGTGGAACATGTTTCGGAACATGACGGACCAACAG tATATCGGCCTAGTCGAAAACGAGAGCAACTGGTACAAGAACACCGAAATCAGATGGCCCGCGCTCGGCCGGGGCTATAACACCGGTGTGATGTTGTTAGACTTGCACAAAATTCGGACCATCACAGACTGGACGACTCTATGGCACGACGCGATCAACGACAATATAGACCGGCTGAAGACCACGGCCCTGGCTGATCAGGACGTGATTAATGCCATGATTAAAAAAATCCCAAAGattgtttataatattagctgtcATTATAATGTGCAAATGTCGACCGAGACGCTAGCGAAAAGTTGTTATGGGGAAGATGTAAATAATATTAAG ATAATCCACTGGAACTCCCCGAAGAAATACAACGTTAACATCCCCGACGTGGAGTACTTCCGAAGTATCCACCTTTCTTACGTCAACTTTGATGGTAACCAGCTTCGAGAGAAGTTGCACCGCTGCGACCGCGCCGAAGCAGTCACCGTGAAG AGCGCAGCCCCCAGCCGTTGTACTAAATTCCGCGCAGCGCAGAACATAAAACTGCGCACACACCTGTACTACATGGACTATAGCTACACGAACGTGGACAATTTTGACGTCACACTAGTGCTGCAGCTGTCTATGGATCGATTGCAGTTCTTGGAGAGGCTCGTGAAGCATTGGGAAG GCCCTCTGAGCGCCGCGATATACCTATCCGACTGCGAAGTGGGAGTCCTAGAGAGTTTCATAAAGGATTTCTCTGATACGCTCAGTATTAGGAAAAACATCGGATACCATCTCGTATTCAAACACGAATCT ACGCACTACCCAGTGAACTACCTCCGTAATGTAGCCCTAGAAAACGTGAACACGCCGTACGTGTTCCTTATGGATGTGGATTTCGTGCCTATGGCCGGGCTCTACGACCATCTGCGATCTGTCATTAAGCTCGTCAACCCGTATCCACAGAAAATT TGTCTAGTGGTGGCCGCGTTCGAGACGCGGCGCTACCGGCTGTCGCCGCCGCGCAACAAGACCGCGCTGCTGGCGCGCCTCGCCGCGCGCCGCGGCGCCGACGTGGCGCCCTTCCGCGCGCTCGAGTGGCCGCCCGGCCACCGCGCCACCAACTACTCCCGCTGGGCCACCGCCACGCAGCCCTACCAG GTGGAATGGGAGAATCATTACGAACCGTACATTGTGGTCCATCGTTCCGTGCCTAAGTATGACACGCGGTTTTCCGGCTTTGGATGgaataaa GTGTCCCACAGCGTAGAACTACGTGCACTAGGATACAAGGTGGTGGTGCTGCCGGGGGCCTTCGTGTGCACACGCCGCACGCCCCCTCGCCCGCCATCACCGCCTTCCGGACCAACAAGGAGTACCGACA TTGCCTGGCGCTCCTAA
- the LOC134794921 gene encoding intraflagellar transport protein 57 homolog, with product MDLNLMDKLRLLKIDTELRPQIKMKPMSRYYFITSTNPGEQFFVFASTAAWLIRKAGRVFEQPQEEDDPNSTIANIIEVLREKQITVDFSSHKLKQGFGEEVSYILNILADEAMKQENFVWQQPVINLTDTEETIDDIDQVEDETEITLDKVEEEMAIYSEESEGEFGSEDEKESSNVADKVHDWEAWKLELERVAPALRLKITADGRDWRARHAQMKTYRDELFDRFKTTGTQLNKLHGNISSAMDKIAARENILNEQFEPLVKEYGALLDELGKVSNEYKEVSVGVTERQEMLNELTAKVENIKQRTESKGSSMNDNSPLVSAKKAVANLKKDVQELDFQIIVLLWLLTTKENPNSNNLLGNVESRMVTNEVY from the coding sequence ATGGATTTAAATCTAATGGATAAGCTGCGATTGCTAAAAATTGACACGGAATTACGGCCTCAGATAAAAATGAAGCCCATGAGCCGCTACTACTTCATCACCTCCACCAACCCTGGCGAGCAGTTCTTTGTGTTCGCGTCGACCGCTGCTTGGCTCATCAGAAAGGCTGGGAGAGTATTCGAACAGCCACAAGAAGAAGACGACCCTAACTCAACCATAGCCAACATCATCGAAGTTTTACGAGAAAAACAAATTACGGTAGATTTCTCTTCACACAAACTTAAACAGGGCTTCGGAGAAGAGGTCAGCtacatacttaacatattagcTGACGAGGCCATGAAACAAGAAAACTTCGTCTGGCAGCAACCGGTTATAAACTTAACTGATACTGAAGAAACTATTGACGACATAGATCAAGTGGAAGAcgaaacagaaataacgctagaCAAGGTCGAAGAAGAAATGGCGATTTATTCTGAAGAATCTGAAGGCGAATTTGGAAGTGAAGACGAAAAAGAATCGAGTAACGTGGCGGATAAGGTTCACGATTGGGAAGCGTGGAAACTGGAGCTAGAGAGAGTCGCACCGGCTTTAAGGTTGAAAATAACTGCTGACGGAAGGGATTGGAGGGCGCGACACGCGCAAATGAAAACTTATAGGGATGAACtatttgatagatttaaaactacCGGGACACAGCTCAATAAACTCCATGGCAACATAAGTTCGGCTATGGATAAAATAGCAGCTAGAGAGAATATCTTGAATGAACAATTCGAGCCCTTGGTTAAAGAATATGGCGCGCTTCTTGATGAACTGGGTAAAGTGAGTAATGAATATAAAGAAGTAAGCGTAGGCGTCACAGAAAGGCAGGAAATGCTGAATGAACTGACAGCTAAAGTGGAGAATATCAAGCAAAGAACGGAATCTAAGGGATCATCGATGAACGATAACTCTCCTCTGGTTAGCGCAAAGAAAGCTGTCGCGAATTTGAAGAAGGATGTACAAGAATTAGATTTTCAGATAATTGTCCTGCTCTGGTTGTTGACTACCAAGGAAAATCCTAATAGCAACAATTTATTAGGAAATGTGGAGTCTAGAATGGTGACCAATGAAGTATACTGA
- the LOC134794891 gene encoding xylosyl- and glucuronyltransferase LARGE2s-like isoform X1 — MTMRPKNVLSFIFLRPWLGVPFGIWIAVSVVYYWWLISRISILETQNKVLQVDSRKGLQVPYIPDAPGTLCETIHVALVCMSKCPRIVSPMLKSLLHHRQNPVHFHLIVDVVSEHTTSHMFETWDLPDVQYTTYNAQSILNRVAWIPTTHYSGVYALVKLLFPDILPATLRRVIVLDSDLTFLCDIMELWNMFRNMTDQQYIGLVENESNWYKNTEIRWPALGRGYNTGVMLLDLHKIRTITDWTTLWHDAINDNIDRLKTTALADQDVINAMIKKIPKIVYNISCHYNVQMSTETLAKSCYGEDVNNIKIIHWNSPKKYNVNIPDVEYFRSIHLSYVNFDGNQLREKLHRCDRAEAVTVKSAAPSRCTKFRAAQNIKLRTHLYYMDYSYTNVDNFDVTLVLQLSMDRLQFLERLVKHWEGPLSAAIYLSDCEVGVLESFIKDFSDTLSIRKNIGYHLVFKHESTHYPVNYLRNVALENVNTPYVFLMDVDFVPMAGLYDHLRSVIKLVNPYPQKICLVVAAFETRRYRLSPPRNKTALLARLAARRGADVAPFRALEWPPGHRATNYSRWATATQPYQVEWENHYEPYIVVHRSVPKYDTRFSGFGWNKVSHSVELRALGYKVVVLPGAFVVHTPHAPSPAITAFRTNKEYRHCLALLKLEFMEDLRRKYNITLEDSMLHLGKEPVKLRAKEAD; from the exons ATTCCAGACGCACCAGGCACACTCTGCGAAACCATTCACGTGGCGCTGGTCTGCATGAGCAAATGCCCAAGGATTGTGTCACCAATGCTCAAATCATTGCTGCACCACCGGCAGAACCCTGTGCACTTCCATCTCATAGTGGATGTGGTGTCTGAGCACACAACTAGTCATATGTTTGAGACCTGGGACCTGCCTGATG TACAATACACCACCTACAACGCTCAGAGCATCCTAAACCGTGTAGCATGGATCCCAACCACCCACTACTCCGGCGTGTATGCGCTGGTCAAACTGTTGTTCCCGGACATACTGCCGGCGACTCTGCGGAGGGTGATTGTGTTGGATTCCGATCTGACCTTTTTGTGTGATATTATGGAATTGTGGAACATGTTTCGGAACATGACGGACCAACAG tATATCGGCCTAGTCGAAAACGAGAGCAACTGGTACAAGAACACCGAAATCAGATGGCCCGCGCTCGGCCGGGGCTATAACACCGGTGTGATGTTGTTAGACTTGCACAAAATTCGGACCATCACAGACTGGACGACTCTATGGCACGACGCGATCAACGACAATATAGACCGGCTGAAGACCACGGCCCTGGCTGATCAGGACGTGATTAATGCCATGATTAAAAAAATCCCAAAGattgtttataatattagctgtcATTATAATGTGCAAATGTCGACCGAGACGCTAGCGAAAAGTTGTTATGGGGAAGATGTAAATAATATTAAG ATAATCCACTGGAACTCCCCGAAGAAATACAACGTTAACATCCCCGACGTGGAGTACTTCCGAAGTATCCACCTTTCTTACGTCAACTTTGATGGTAACCAGCTTCGAGAGAAGTTGCACCGCTGCGACCGCGCCGAAGCAGTCACCGTGAAG AGCGCAGCCCCCAGCCGTTGTACTAAATTCCGCGCAGCGCAGAACATAAAACTGCGCACACACCTGTACTACATGGACTATAGCTACACGAACGTGGACAATTTTGACGTCACACTAGTGCTGCAGCTGTCTATGGATCGATTGCAGTTCTTGGAGAGGCTCGTGAAGCATTGGGAAG GCCCTCTGAGCGCCGCGATATACCTATCCGACTGCGAAGTGGGAGTCCTAGAGAGTTTCATAAAGGATTTCTCTGATACGCTCAGTATTAGGAAAAACATCGGATACCATCTCGTATTCAAACACGAATCT ACGCACTACCCAGTGAACTACCTCCGTAATGTAGCCCTAGAAAACGTGAACACGCCGTACGTGTTCCTTATGGATGTGGATTTCGTGCCTATGGCCGGGCTCTACGACCATCTGCGATCTGTCATTAAGCTCGTCAACCCGTATCCACAGAAAATT TGTCTAGTGGTGGCCGCGTTCGAGACGCGGCGCTACCGGCTGTCGCCGCCGCGCAACAAGACCGCGCTGCTGGCGCGCCTCGCCGCGCGCCGCGGCGCCGACGTGGCGCCCTTCCGCGCGCTCGAGTGGCCGCCCGGCCACCGCGCCACCAACTACTCCCGCTGGGCCACCGCCACGCAGCCCTACCAG GTGGAATGGGAGAATCATTACGAACCGTACATTGTGGTCCATCGTTCCGTGCCTAAGTATGACACGCGGTTTTCCGGCTTTGGATGgaataaa GTGTCCCACAGCGTAGAACTACGCGCACTAGGATACAAGGTGGTGGTCCTGCCGGGGGCCTTCGTGGTGCACACGCCGCACGCCCCCTCGCCCGCCATCACCGCCTTCCGGACCAACAAGGAGTACCGACA TTGCCTGGCGCTCCTAAAGCTCGAATTCATGGAGGACCTCCGCCGCAAGTACAACATAACACTCGAAGACAGCATGCTACACCTGGGCAAGGAACCTGTTAAACTGAGGGCCAAGGAGGCCGACTAG